The following proteins come from a genomic window of Blattabacterium cuenoti:
- the gltX gene encoding glutamate--tRNA ligase: MLQHSVRVRFAPSPTGPLHLGGIRTALYNYLFAKKHGGRFILRIEDTDRKRFVENSESYILETLKWCHIEPDEGVGYGGIYSPYYQSKRINIYRMYINKLLKKGDAYYAFDTDQDLDKKRKEYNHRGLTFSYNSRIRMKLNNSLTMTEEQLHDKLRSCSYVVRFKIEPGKTLKMHDIIRGNIIVDTDHLDDKILLKSDGVATYHLANTIDDYLMKITHVIRGEEWLPSMSLHVLLYRSLGWTLPHFAHLPLILRNDGKGKISKRNTDSFNFPIYPIQWKIPKTKIIIPGYRELGYFSEAFVNMLALLGWNPGVEREIFSLQELINLFSLEKIKKSGVYFDIKKANWFNKKYLNKKKEKIFAFLFEEIKTRSILCKIDYLWKVIHLTMDRIHFIHEIWEHSFYFFISPHSYEVNFFNKICHENTIFQLENAKILLYNINQFTSFNLRFVFQQTKNKNQTMQLFRLALVGVLKGIDIFIIFEMIGKKESILRIEKLINQIKEKI, from the coding sequence ATGTTACAACATTCTGTAAGAGTTCGTTTTGCTCCTAGTCCTACAGGTCCACTTCATTTAGGTGGAATCAGAACCGCATTATATAATTATCTTTTTGCTAAAAAACATGGAGGAAGATTCATCCTTAGAATAGAAGATACTGATCGAAAAAGATTTGTTGAGAATTCTGAATCATATATTTTGGAAACATTGAAATGGTGTCATATAGAACCTGACGAAGGAGTTGGATATGGAGGTATTTATTCTCCTTATTATCAATCTAAAAGGATAAATATTTATCGTATGTATATCAATAAATTGTTAAAAAAAGGGGATGCTTATTATGCTTTTGACACAGATCAGGATCTTGATAAAAAAAGAAAAGAATATAATCATCGTGGGTTAACTTTTTCTTATAATTCTAGAATTAGAATGAAACTGAATAATTCTTTAACTATGACGGAAGAACAATTACATGATAAATTGCGATCTTGTTCTTATGTCGTTCGATTTAAAATAGAACCTGGAAAAACATTGAAAATGCATGATATCATACGTGGAAATATAATAGTTGATACAGATCACTTAGATGATAAAATTTTGTTAAAATCGGATGGAGTAGCTACTTATCATTTAGCGAATACAATAGACGATTATTTAATGAAAATTACTCATGTAATCAGAGGAGAAGAATGGCTTCCATCTATGTCTTTGCATGTATTGTTATATAGATCTTTAGGGTGGACCCTTCCTCATTTTGCACATTTGCCTTTAATTTTAAGAAATGATGGAAAAGGAAAAATTAGTAAAAGAAATACAGATAGTTTCAATTTTCCTATATATCCTATACAATGGAAAATTCCAAAAACAAAAATTATCATACCAGGATATAGGGAATTAGGTTATTTTTCAGAAGCATTTGTGAATATGTTAGCTTTATTAGGATGGAATCCTGGAGTTGAAAGAGAAATCTTCTCTTTACAAGAATTAATCAATTTATTTTCTTTAGAAAAAATAAAAAAATCTGGTGTTTATTTTGATATCAAAAAAGCAAATTGGTTCAATAAAAAATATTTAAATAAAAAAAAAGAAAAAATATTTGCATTTCTTTTCGAAGAAATCAAAACACGTTCTATTTTATGCAAAATAGATTATTTATGGAAAGTCATCCATTTAACAATGGATAGAATTCATTTTATTCATGAAATATGGGAACATTCTTTTTATTTTTTTATTTCTCCTCATTCTTATGAAGTTAATTTTTTCAATAAAATTTGTCATGAAAATACTATTTTTCAATTAGAGAATGCTAAAATATTGTTATATAACATCAATCAATTTACGTCTTTCAATTTGAGATTTGTTTTTCAACAAACAAAAAATAAAAATCAAACCATGCAATTATTTCGTTTAGCTTTAGTGGGTGTTCTAAAAGGAATTGATATTTTCATCATTTTTGAAATGATTGGAAAAAAAGAAAGTATCCTACGCATCGAAAAACTAATCAATCAAATTAAAGAAAAAATTTAG
- the mnmE gene encoding tRNA uridine-5-carboxymethylaminomethyl(34) synthesis GTPase MnmE: MLDLDDDTIAALATPIGSSAISVIRISGKKSISTVENVFTSIKPGKKLENQSTHTIHLGYIVSENHHLLDQVLVSIFRFPFSYTGENMIEISCHGSYYIQQQILQLLIRKGIRLARPGEFTFRAFINQKLDLSQAEAIADLIVSENKICHEISLQQIKGTLSNTIKYLRKKLLDFASLLELELDFGEENVIFAKRSELFSFLQELEGILKDLIESFSLGNAIKKGIDVVIIGDTNVGKSTFFNQVIQEDRSIISHIKGTTRDCVGGKIILNGILFHFWDTAGIRKTQDPIEIMGVERTMKKIEESQVIFYIFDSSNKEEQKMISNIQNIHKKYPLKNIFVIANKSDISPFYFHDFENCKSKIPYFFEISSKNYPEVKRVLHALSSLFLDKLKEQKIVVTQHRHYEALKLSLKELSLAHNAFHKGFSTDLVSIYLKEALRYLGEITGEITSEDILKNIFSKFCIGK; the protein is encoded by the coding sequence ATGTTAGATTTAGATGATGATACCATTGCTGCTTTAGCAACTCCTATTGGATCTAGTGCTATTTCTGTTATTCGTATTTCTGGAAAAAAATCCATATCTACTGTTGAAAATGTTTTTACTTCTATTAAACCTGGAAAAAAACTGGAAAATCAATCTACACATACGATTCATTTAGGATATATTGTATCAGAAAATCATCATTTATTAGATCAAGTCTTAGTTTCTATTTTTAGATTTCCTTTTTCTTATACAGGAGAGAATATGATAGAAATTTCTTGTCATGGATCTTATTATATTCAACAGCAGATATTGCAATTGCTTATTAGAAAAGGAATCCGTTTGGCTCGTCCTGGAGAATTTACATTTCGTGCTTTTATAAATCAAAAATTGGATTTATCACAAGCTGAAGCAATAGCTGATTTGATTGTATCTGAAAATAAAATCTGTCATGAAATCTCTTTACAACAAATCAAAGGAACATTGTCTAATACTATTAAGTATTTAAGAAAAAAGTTATTGGATTTTGCCTCTTTACTAGAATTGGAATTGGATTTTGGCGAAGAAAATGTGATTTTTGCTAAAAGATCAGAACTTTTTTCTTTTTTACAAGAATTAGAAGGAATTTTAAAAGATTTAATTGAATCTTTTTCGTTAGGAAATGCTATAAAAAAAGGAATAGATGTGGTCATTATTGGAGATACCAATGTGGGAAAATCAACTTTTTTTAATCAGGTAATTCAGGAAGACCGTTCTATTATATCCCATATAAAAGGAACAACTAGAGATTGTGTGGGAGGAAAAATTATTTTAAATGGAATTCTTTTTCATTTTTGGGATACAGCAGGAATTAGAAAAACCCAAGATCCTATAGAAATTATGGGAGTGGAAAGAACCATGAAAAAAATAGAAGAGTCTCAAGTCATATTCTATATTTTTGATTCTTCGAATAAAGAAGAACAAAAAATGATTAGTAATATTCAAAACATTCACAAAAAATATCCACTAAAAAATATTTTTGTTATAGCGAATAAATCAGATATATCTCCTTTTTATTTTCATGATTTTGAAAATTGTAAGTCAAAGATTCCTTATTTTTTTGAAATTTCTTCAAAGAATTATCCTGAAGTCAAAAGGGTACTCCATGCTTTGAGTTCTTTATTTTTGGATAAATTAAAAGAACAAAAAATAGTAGTGACACAACACAGACATTATGAAGCTTTGAAACTCTCATTAAAAGAACTCTCATTGGCACATAATGCTTTTCATAAAGGATTTTCAACAGATTTGGTTTCAATATATCTTAAAGAAGCATTACGGTATTTAGGAGAGATTACGGGAGAAATCACAAGTGAAGATATACTCAAAAATATTTTTTCAAAATTTTGTATCGGAAAATAA
- a CDS encoding N5-glutamine methyltransferase family protein produces MGSFDKFYRVFQNTLQDLYPEPKELESIFFLLTTHIFQCDKTTILLRVNRKEQIHFVTYDKLIKKLWELKKNRPIQYVIGHAYFFGMKFIVNEKVFIPRPETEELVSWILQDHKKDYCLHDNHPIQVFDIGTGSGCISITLKKKKPEFVHIYAMDSDQEALNIAKKNAKLHNVKISLNNVDVLKDGMDIPTKINKNSVHIIVSNPPYVRISEKKLLHPNIVQYEPYQALFVPDKKPLIFYQKISFWIKKRLNGIVYIYFEINQFIYLDIIDLLKKMGFLNIEIRRDFQGFFRMVRAIYYANK; encoded by the coding sequence ATGGGATCTTTTGACAAATTTTACCGTGTGTTTCAAAACACTCTTCAAGACTTATATCCAGAACCTAAGGAATTAGAAAGTATTTTTTTCTTACTCACGACCCACATTTTTCAATGTGATAAAACAACTATTTTATTACGGGTAAATAGAAAAGAACAAATTCATTTTGTTACTTACGATAAGTTAATCAAAAAATTGTGGGAATTGAAAAAAAATAGACCCATACAATATGTCATTGGTCATGCCTACTTTTTTGGAATGAAATTCATTGTTAATGAAAAAGTATTTATTCCTAGACCAGAAACAGAAGAATTGGTATCATGGATACTACAGGATCATAAAAAAGATTATTGCCTTCATGACAATCATCCCATTCAAGTCTTTGATATTGGAACAGGAAGTGGATGTATTAGTATTACTTTAAAAAAGAAAAAACCTGAATTTGTACATATTTATGCCATGGACTCTGATCAAGAAGCTCTTAACATAGCTAAAAAAAACGCAAAATTACATAATGTAAAAATTTCATTAAACAATGTGGATGTTTTGAAAGATGGAATGGATATTCCTACAAAAATAAATAAAAATTCTGTTCACATTATCGTAAGTAATCCTCCCTATGTAAGAATATCTGAAAAAAAACTTCTACACCCAAACATTGTTCAATACGAACCTTATCAAGCTTTATTTGTTCCTGATAAAAAACCTTTGATTTTTTATCAAAAAATTTCTTTTTGGATCAAAAAAAGACTAAATGGAATCGTTTATATTTATTTTGAAATCAACCAATTTATTTATTTGGATATCATTGATCTTTTGAAAAAAATGGGATTTTTAAATATAGAAATCAGAAGAGACTTTCAAGGTTTTTTCAGAATGGTTCGTGCAATTTATTACGCAAATAAATAA